Proteins from one Streptosporangium becharense genomic window:
- a CDS encoding cation-translocating P-type ATPase encodes MHTDADTMPGLSGTEAVRLLEEHGPNELPRSRPPTVLARAVRQLADPLSILLLIAGLVTLVVLAEVPEGVAILAILLVNVVIGVSQEVKADQAVHALRTLTAPMAKVRRDGVTRRLPAAEVVPGDLVEVAAGDRVPADARLLRASALAVDEAVLTGESQSADKRAGGETGPGTPLGDRDGELFSGTLVVRGSGVALVERTGAETEMGRIAGALEGGSKGPLEADLAQASRRIGLLALAAGVVMVLMGLTRVVRGEAALLDIVLAGVALAIAAVPESLAAAVTTALALGSQRMAGLGVIVRRLSAIEALGATTVVASDKTGTLTTGRLTVVDRVEVPGADLWRAALRCNDARDGLGDAVDVALRAAAEEHGVRPAAGEERLASRPFDAETRSMAVVTEGPVLTVKGAPEVVLARCVPGERTRRLAEAVGDLTGKGLRVLALAEGDTGDLDAGDLRPLGLVGLRDEIRPSALRAVADCRSAGIRVMMVTGDHGDTARAVADEVGIEPGPVVTGASLDAAGDGDGRAALLRGATVLARVDPSTKLDLVRTLRAHGEVVTMTGDGVNDAPALRHADVGVAMAGEEGTDVAREAAAVVVTNGELGTIVTGIREGRRLHHNVASMIGYLLTGNLAEIILVLAGLVLWPELVVPLLPVHLLWINLALDGIPAIALGVDRPAGDPLALRPRHDGLLSGTVIRRVAVRSSIVALLVIAAVEAARRMGWNEEQVRTQAVLALVMARLTLAYVVRARRWTFEPGWWHGRALLAAVAVTALLQVLVTLVPALGAPLALVPLPAAGWGTALAAAVLTPLLCDLARRPGGRAPA; translated from the coding sequence ATGCACACCGACGCGGACACCATGCCGGGACTGAGCGGAACCGAGGCCGTCCGGCTGCTGGAGGAGCACGGTCCCAATGAGTTGCCGCGTTCCCGGCCGCCCACCGTGCTCGCCCGCGCGGTGCGGCAGCTCGCCGACCCGTTGTCGATCCTGTTGCTGATCGCCGGGCTGGTGACGCTGGTGGTACTGGCCGAGGTGCCCGAAGGTGTGGCGATTCTCGCGATCCTGCTGGTGAACGTGGTCATCGGGGTCAGCCAGGAGGTCAAGGCCGACCAGGCGGTCCACGCGCTGCGCACGCTCACCGCGCCGATGGCCAAGGTCAGGCGCGACGGTGTGACCCGGCGTCTCCCGGCCGCCGAGGTCGTGCCCGGTGACCTGGTCGAGGTCGCGGCCGGTGACCGGGTGCCCGCCGACGCCCGGCTGCTCCGGGCGAGTGCCCTGGCCGTCGACGAGGCCGTGCTGACGGGGGAGTCGCAGTCGGCCGACAAGCGGGCCGGAGGCGAGACCGGTCCGGGTACGCCGCTGGGCGACCGGGACGGGGAGCTGTTCTCCGGCACTCTCGTGGTCCGCGGCTCGGGGGTGGCCCTGGTGGAGCGGACCGGCGCCGAGACCGAGATGGGACGCATCGCCGGTGCCTTGGAGGGCGGGTCCAAGGGGCCGCTGGAGGCGGACCTGGCCCAGGCGTCCCGGCGGATCGGCCTGCTCGCGCTGGCAGCGGGCGTCGTCATGGTCCTGATGGGCCTGACCCGGGTCGTACGGGGCGAGGCCGCGCTGCTCGACATCGTGCTGGCCGGGGTCGCGCTGGCGATCGCCGCGGTCCCCGAGAGCCTCGCCGCCGCGGTCACCACCGCGCTGGCTCTGGGCTCCCAGCGGATGGCCGGGCTGGGGGTGATCGTCCGGCGGCTGTCGGCGATCGAGGCCCTCGGCGCCACCACCGTCGTCGCCTCCGACAAGACGGGGACGCTGACCACCGGGCGGCTCACCGTCGTCGACCGGGTGGAGGTGCCCGGCGCGGACCTGTGGCGGGCGGCGCTGCGCTGCAACGACGCCCGCGACGGGCTGGGCGACGCCGTCGACGTGGCGCTGCGGGCGGCGGCCGAGGAACACGGGGTGCGGCCGGCCGCGGGTGAGGAGCGTCTGGCCAGCCGGCCCTTCGACGCGGAGACCCGGTCCATGGCCGTGGTGACCGAGGGGCCCGTGCTCACGGTGAAGGGGGCACCGGAGGTCGTGCTGGCCCGCTGCGTGCCCGGTGAGCGGACCCGGCGGCTGGCCGAGGCCGTGGGCGACCTCACCGGGAAGGGGCTGCGGGTGCTCGCGCTGGCCGAGGGGGACACTGGTGACCTGGACGCCGGGGACCTGCGACCGCTCGGCCTGGTGGGGCTCCGCGATGAGATCAGGCCGTCGGCGCTGCGGGCGGTCGCCGACTGCCGGTCCGCCGGCATCCGGGTCATGATGGTGACCGGAGACCACGGTGACACCGCCCGGGCCGTCGCCGACGAGGTCGGCATCGAGCCCGGGCCCGTGGTCACCGGCGCGTCCCTCGACGCGGCGGGCGACGGCGACGGCAGGGCCGCGCTGTTGCGCGGGGCGACCGTCCTGGCTCGCGTGGACCCCTCCACCAAGCTCGACCTGGTCCGCACGCTGCGCGCGCACGGCGAGGTCGTCACCATGACCGGTGACGGGGTCAACGACGCGCCCGCGCTCCGCCACGCGGACGTGGGCGTGGCGATGGCGGGCGAGGAGGGGACCGACGTCGCCCGGGAGGCCGCCGCCGTCGTGGTCACCAACGGTGAGCTCGGCACCATCGTCACCGGGATCCGCGAGGGGCGCCGCCTTCACCACAACGTCGCCTCGATGATCGGCTATCTGCTGACCGGCAACCTGGCGGAGATCATTCTGGTGCTCGCCGGCCTCGTCCTCTGGCCGGAACTGGTCGTCCCGCTACTCCCTGTCCACCTGCTCTGGATCAACCTGGCGCTCGACGGCATCCCCGCCATCGCGCTCGGCGTCGACCGGCCCGCGGGAGACCCGCTGGCGCTCCGGCCGCGACACGACGGCCTGCTGTCGGGCACGGTGATCCGCAGGGTCGCGGTGCGGTCGTCGATCGTCGCCCTGCTCGTGATCGCCGCGGTCGAGGCCGCCCGGAGGATGGGCTGGAACGAGGAACAGGTCCGTACCCAGGCGGTTCTCGCGCTGGTCATGGCCCGGCTGACCCTCGCCTACGTCGTGCGGGCCCGCCGGTGGACCTTCGAGCCGGGATGGTGGCACGGCCGCGCGCTCCTGGCCGCCGTCGCCGTCACCGCCCTGCTCCAGGTGCTCGTCACCCTCGTGCCCGCGCTCGGCGCTCCGCTCGCCCTGGTGCCGCTGCCCGCGGCCGGGTGGGGAACGGCCCTGGCCGCGGCGGTCCTCACCCCGCTGCTGTGCGACCTCGCCCGGCGTCCCGGCGGCCGTGCCCCCGCCTGA
- a CDS encoding Acg family FMN-binding oxidoreductase, whose protein sequence is MTTRTTQEITAAIRTAVQAARWAPSVHNTQPWTFAVDGDEIALRADSERKLRVGDPAGRELLISCGAALMNLRLALRKLGYEPRTRVLPDPDRPALLATVRVGPAVTADEHTRLLYAEIEHRRTHRAGFTDLPVPDRLADELVAQAGAEGARLTPVRSEAAVRVVAALTCAAQDAQGADRLLTLEVIRWAQPPGSPRGDGVPAQGYPREPRRTRPHFAQRDYAHGHPWGSGADQFFSTSTGLVAILTTVTDSRKDWITAGQALQRVLLHASAYGVSAAFHTQALEMFHLREFLRQEVCSDEYPQMIMRLGVTFDQSKGVRRPISEILEER, encoded by the coding sequence ATGACCACCCGAACGACCCAGGAGATCACCGCGGCGATCAGGACGGCGGTGCAGGCCGCCCGGTGGGCGCCGTCGGTGCACAACACCCAGCCATGGACCTTCGCCGTCGACGGTGACGAGATCGCCCTGCGCGCCGACAGTGAGCGGAAGCTGCGGGTCGGCGACCCCGCGGGACGCGAGCTCCTGATCAGCTGCGGCGCGGCCCTGATGAATCTGCGGCTCGCGCTGCGCAAGCTGGGGTACGAACCGCGGACGCGCGTGCTGCCCGACCCGGACCGCCCCGCCCTGCTGGCGACGGTGCGCGTGGGACCGGCCGTCACCGCCGACGAGCACACCCGGCTGCTGTACGCCGAGATCGAGCACCGCCGCACCCACCGGGCCGGGTTCACCGACCTGCCGGTGCCCGACCGGCTCGCCGACGAGCTGGTGGCGCAGGCGGGCGCCGAGGGAGCGCGCCTGACACCGGTCCGCTCCGAGGCCGCCGTCCGGGTGGTGGCCGCGCTCACCTGCGCGGCCCAGGACGCGCAGGGGGCCGACCGGCTGCTCACCCTGGAGGTGATCCGCTGGGCCCAGCCTCCCGGAAGCCCGCGCGGCGACGGCGTCCCGGCGCAGGGCTACCCTCGCGAGCCCAGAAGGACCCGCCCGCACTTCGCCCAGCGCGACTACGCGCACGGCCACCCGTGGGGCAGCGGTGCCGACCAGTTCTTCTCCACCTCCACCGGCCTGGTGGCGATCCTGACCACGGTGACGGACTCCAGGAAAGACTGGATCACCGCCGGTCAGGCGTTGCAGCGCGTGCTGCTGCACGCCTCGGCGTACGGGGTCAGCGCGGCCTTCCACACCCAGGCGCTGGAGATGTTCCACCTGCGGGAGTTCCTGCGGCAGGAGGTGTGCTCGGACGAGTACCCCCAGATGATCATGCGGCTGGGAGTGACCTTCGACCAGAGCAAGGGCGTACGGCGGCCGATCTCGGAGATCCTGGAGGAACGCTGA
- a CDS encoding CBS domain-containing protein, with amino-acid sequence MKVKDVMGSVAVAVRPETSFIEVVDAMRRFEVGAVTVVDADGRPIGVVSEDDLLLKETELRMHAGAVFAGRRKREERRKAAGTTAGEIMTAPAITVTRGTPVRDAARMMRRHRIKQLPVIDAVTGRLVGAVRRSDLLKVFVRPATEIDREVTALCDRLGVDRSELATRVEEGVLTLSGRVGLHSQSSLLVAAVRGIDGVLDVENHLTHRCDDLARVQPLVSVTSMTEVEP; translated from the coding sequence ATGAAGGTCAAGGATGTCATGGGCTCCGTGGCGGTCGCGGTCCGGCCGGAGACGTCGTTCATCGAGGTCGTCGACGCCATGCGGCGCTTCGAGGTCGGCGCGGTCACCGTCGTGGACGCCGACGGACGGCCCATCGGCGTGGTCTCCGAGGACGACCTGCTGCTCAAGGAGACCGAGCTGCGCATGCACGCGGGTGCCGTCTTCGCCGGTCGCAGGAAGCGCGAGGAACGCCGCAAGGCGGCGGGCACCACGGCGGGAGAGATCATGACCGCTCCCGCGATCACCGTCACGCGGGGCACTCCCGTCCGGGACGCGGCCCGGATGATGCGTCGGCACCGGATCAAGCAGCTTCCCGTGATCGACGCGGTCACCGGGCGCCTGGTCGGTGCGGTCCGCCGGAGCGACCTGCTCAAGGTCTTCGTCCGCCCCGCGACGGAGATCGACCGTGAGGTCACCGCGCTCTGCGACCGCCTGGGCGTCGACCGGAGCGAACTGGCCACCCGGGTCGAAGAAGGGGTGCTGACCCTGTCGGGCAGGGTAGGACTGCATTCGCAGAGCTCGCTTCTGGTCGCGGCCGTCCGCGGGATAGACGGCGTCCTCGACGTCGAGAACCACCTGACCCACCGATGCGACGACCTGGCCCGGGTTCAGCCTCTCGTGTCCGTGACATCCATGACGGAGGTGGAGCCATGA
- a CDS encoding universal stress protein — MTAHVVVGVDGSPSSQRAVEWAADDAARRGCALRIVHACEPWTYDIPLQTPPGFRDSVTEHYREVLDAATETARRRVPGLTVETALEPGRAAEVLRRQAADAEQVVVGSRGLGGFTGLLLGSVSLTLAGHVTVPVVVVRGERGHRRGEAIGGEPERPHGEVVVGFDGSAHSAVTLEYAFTEAARRGARLHAVHTWQMPVVGLYAPVYPPFSEDLFEAGQRVTTDTVAPWREKFPGVEVEETAVCGHPVAALCEASDRADLVVVGSRGMGRLGSAVLGSVSHGVLHHAHCPVAVVPPRG; from the coding sequence ATGACAGCGCATGTGGTGGTGGGCGTTGACGGCTCACCGTCGTCGCAGCGGGCGGTCGAATGGGCCGCCGACGACGCGGCGCGGCGCGGCTGCGCGCTGAGGATCGTCCACGCGTGCGAGCCGTGGACCTACGACATCCCGCTCCAGACCCCGCCCGGGTTCCGCGACTCGGTGACCGAGCACTACCGGGAGGTGCTGGACGCCGCGACCGAGACGGCCCGCCGGCGGGTCCCGGGCCTGACGGTGGAGACCGCGCTGGAGCCGGGCCGGGCGGCCGAGGTGCTGCGACGCCAGGCCGCGGACGCCGAGCAGGTCGTGGTGGGCAGCCGCGGGCTGGGTGGGTTCACCGGGCTGCTGCTCGGCTCGGTCTCCCTCACCCTGGCCGGGCACGTGACCGTCCCGGTCGTGGTCGTCCGGGGAGAGCGGGGGCACAGGCGCGGGGAGGCCATCGGGGGAGAGCCGGAGCGGCCGCACGGGGAGGTCGTCGTCGGCTTCGACGGCTCGGCCCACTCGGCGGTGACGCTGGAGTACGCCTTCACCGAGGCCGCCCGGCGCGGTGCCCGGCTGCACGCCGTCCACACCTGGCAGATGCCCGTCGTCGGCCTGTACGCCCCCGTCTACCCGCCGTTCTCCGAGGATCTCTTCGAGGCCGGGCAGCGGGTCACGACGGACACGGTGGCCCCCTGGCGGGAGAAGTTCCCCGGGGTCGAGGTCGAGGAGACGGCGGTCTGCGGGCACCCCGTCGCCGCTCTCTGCGAGGCGTCCGACAGGGCGGACCTGGTCGTCGTCGGGTCACGGGGAATGGGCCGGCTCGGCTCGGCGGTCCTCGGCTCGGTGAGCCACGGCGTGCTGCACCACGCGCACTGCCCCGTCGCCGTGGTGCCCCCCCGGGGGTGA
- a CDS encoding universal stress protein, which produces MSSTNTGRTVPDPSEGSPPIVVAVDGSDDATRAVRWAADDAFRRRLPLRIVHVVERGPYDTPRFAVPDLPRMMVERGREVLLEAERTVRARQPSVEVSTELIEGSLTGILRREADAAAETVLGSRGLGGFAGALLGSVSTHVAGHAHGPVVVVRPGGEEARREVVVGVDDSTESEPALAYAFEQARLRGCVLRAVHAWQLPVHAFAPEVVYDMDEIRRAQHEVVRERLQAWREKYPGVTVVDDVRSGHPVDALTDASGRADLVVVGSRGRGLIGAALLGSVSRGVLHHARCPVAVVRS; this is translated from the coding sequence ATGTCTTCGACGAACACCGGCCGGACGGTTCCGGATCCGTCCGAAGGCTCCCCGCCGATCGTCGTGGCGGTGGACGGCTCGGACGACGCGACCAGAGCGGTCAGGTGGGCCGCGGACGACGCCTTCCGGCGGCGGCTGCCGCTGCGGATCGTGCACGTCGTCGAACGCGGCCCGTACGACACCCCGCGCTTCGCCGTCCCCGACCTGCCGAGGATGATGGTCGAGCGCGGCCGTGAGGTGCTGCTCGAAGCCGAGCGGACGGTCCGGGCGCGCCAGCCGTCGGTCGAGGTGAGCACCGAGCTGATCGAGGGGTCGCTCACCGGCATCCTGCGCCGGGAGGCCGACGCCGCCGCCGAGACCGTACTCGGCAGCAGGGGGCTTGGCGGCTTCGCGGGGGCACTGCTCGGCTCGGTCAGCACGCACGTGGCCGGGCATGCCCACGGCCCGGTGGTCGTCGTCCGTCCCGGAGGCGAGGAGGCGCGCCGGGAGGTCGTCGTCGGCGTCGACGACTCCACCGAGTCCGAGCCCGCCCTGGCCTACGCCTTCGAGCAGGCCCGGTTGCGCGGGTGTGTCCTGCGCGCCGTCCACGCCTGGCAGTTGCCCGTGCACGCCTTCGCACCGGAGGTCGTCTACGACATGGACGAGATCCGCCGGGCACAACACGAGGTGGTCAGGGAACGCCTCCAGGCGTGGCGGGAGAAGTATCCCGGGGTGACGGTGGTGGACGACGTCCGGAGCGGGCACCCCGTCGACGCCCTCACCGACGCCTCGGGCCGGGCCGACCTGGTCGTCGTGGGCTCGCGGGGCAGGGGGTTGATCGGAGCGGCGTTGCTCGGGTCGGTCAGCCGCGGTGTCCTGCACCACGCGCGCTGCCCGGTGGCCGTGGTCCGGTCGTGA
- a CDS encoding universal stress protein: MTYPEARLRIMVGVDDSAAARAALTWAGRHARVTGAELVVLHAWGDLLGRRAPYVSPAALAEETALRADAEAVAAAAVAAVGEEYPEVPVRSLVCRERASLALLRHAAEADLLVLGCRPVGAAAYTGATLRSCLALAPCPTVAVSPGHVGRPADMAPPNPQDPDGSPLGTAHPAYA, translated from the coding sequence ATGACGTACCCAGAAGCACGGCTCCGCATCATGGTCGGTGTCGACGACTCGGCCGCCGCGCGGGCGGCGTTGACGTGGGCCGGGCGGCACGCCCGGGTCACCGGTGCGGAGCTGGTCGTCCTGCACGCGTGGGGCGACCTGCTCGGGCGCCGGGCGCCGTACGTCTCTCCCGCGGCGCTCGCCGAGGAGACCGCCCTGCGGGCGGACGCCGAGGCCGTCGCGGCGGCGGCGGTGGCGGCGGTCGGCGAGGAGTACCCCGAGGTCCCGGTGCGTTCGCTGGTCTGCCGGGAGAGGGCCTCCCTGGCGTTGCTCCGTCATGCCGCGGAGGCCGATCTCCTGGTCCTGGGGTGCCGCCCGGTGGGCGCCGCCGCGTACACGGGCGCGACCCTGCGCTCCTGTCTCGCCCTCGCCCCCTGCCCGACGGTCGCCGTGTCCCCCGGCCATGTCGGCCGGCCGGCCGACATGGCCCCGCCGAACCCGCAGGACCCGGACGGTTCCCCGCTCGGAACGGCGCATCCGGCCTACGCGTGA
- a CDS encoding pyridoxamine 5'-phosphate oxidase family protein: MSERTMEKIPREESLRLLAGTAMGRVVFTLHALPAVRPVNHIVDDGDIVIRTHMGAAITTAVSGHDTVVAYEADAIDLDDHLGWSVVVIGPARVVHDEQEITRYRRLLRPWVAGSMDHVIRIRPELVTGFRLVAAGRAEEPADA, from the coding sequence ATGAGCGAGCGGACGATGGAGAAGATCCCGCGAGAGGAGTCGCTCCGCCTGCTCGCCGGCACGGCGATGGGGCGGGTGGTGTTCACCCTGCACGCGCTCCCGGCGGTCCGCCCGGTCAACCACATCGTCGACGACGGGGACATCGTCATCCGCACCCACATGGGCGCCGCCATCACCACGGCGGTCAGCGGTCACGACACCGTGGTCGCCTACGAGGCGGACGCGATCGACCTGGACGACCACCTCGGCTGGAGCGTGGTCGTGATCGGACCGGCCCGCGTGGTGCACGACGAGCAAGAGATCACCCGCTACCGGCGGCTGCTGCGCCCGTGGGTGGCCGGGAGCATGGACCACGTGATCCGCATCCGGCCCGAACTCGTCACCGGGTTCCGGCTGGTGGCCGCCGGCAGGGCCGAGGAGCCGGCGGACGCCTGA
- a CDS encoding PQQ-dependent sugar dehydrogenase, with protein sequence MRNNVSRSDTVTGPAVGPAVAPAVGPAAGAAIASIIAPAAIQAAAPTAAPAARAMASSPPTRTALLTAALVTVLAGCAADPQTGVAVSPGAAVPSPSAPSATVSSPSSPSVAPPSPGAVMSPRASGTPGGTPDLGAAQEVARGIEVPWGLAFLPEGDALVAERDSGRVLRVPARGGQAREVYRVPGVAAGGEGGLLGLAVSPDYAADRYVYAYLTTDSDNRIVRFRLDDRTPEVLFDGIAKAAIHNGGRIAFGPDGMLYAGTGDAGEGDSSQDPARPNGKILRLTPGGDPAPGNPTSGSPVYSLGHRNVQGLAWDGRGRLFATEFGQNRLDEVNLIRPGRNYGWPEVEGGGDTRGGRFTDPLVTWSTSEASPSGAAIAGDTLYVAALRGERLWAVPLRDGATGEPRAELTGRYGRLRTVAVAPDGALWLTTSNTDGRGDVRDGDDRILRYPPRRDAD encoded by the coding sequence ATGAGAAACAACGTGAGCCGGTCCGACACGGTCACCGGTCCGGCCGTCGGTCCGGCTGTCGCGCCGGCCGTCGGTCCGGCCGCCGGCGCGGCCATCGCATCGATCATCGCACCGGCTGCGATACAGGCCGCCGCACCGACCGCCGCACCCGCCGCGCGGGCCATGGCATCATCGCCCCCCACGCGGACCGCGCTGCTGACCGCCGCGCTCGTCACCGTCCTGGCCGGGTGCGCCGCCGATCCGCAGACCGGCGTCGCGGTCTCCCCGGGAGCCGCCGTTCCCTCCCCGAGCGCCCCGAGCGCCACCGTGTCCTCCCCGTCCTCCCCGAGTGTCGCCCCGCCCTCCCCGGGCGCCGTCATGTCACCGCGGGCCTCCGGCACCCCGGGCGGCACTCCCGACCTCGGTGCCGCGCAGGAGGTGGCCCGCGGAATCGAGGTGCCCTGGGGGCTGGCGTTCCTGCCCGAAGGTGACGCGCTCGTCGCCGAGCGTGACAGCGGCCGGGTGCTCCGGGTGCCCGCGCGCGGCGGGCAGGCCCGCGAGGTCTACCGGGTGCCGGGTGTCGCCGCGGGCGGTGAGGGCGGTCTCCTCGGTCTCGCGGTGTCACCGGACTACGCCGCCGACCGGTATGTGTACGCCTACCTCACCACCGACTCCGACAACCGGATTGTGCGCTTCCGGCTCGACGACAGAACCCCGGAGGTGCTGTTCGACGGCATCGCCAAGGCCGCCATCCACAACGGCGGCCGTATCGCGTTCGGGCCGGACGGCATGTTGTACGCCGGCACCGGGGACGCCGGGGAGGGCGACTCGTCGCAGGACCCGGCCCGGCCGAACGGGAAGATCCTGCGGCTCACCCCCGGGGGCGACCCCGCGCCGGGCAACCCCACGTCCGGCTCGCCGGTCTACAGCCTCGGTCACCGCAACGTCCAGGGGCTGGCCTGGGACGGCCGGGGGAGGCTGTTCGCCACCGAGTTCGGGCAGAACCGCCTCGACGAGGTCAACCTCATCCGGCCGGGCCGCAACTACGGCTGGCCGGAGGTCGAGGGTGGCGGCGACACCCGCGGCGGGCGGTTCACCGATCCGCTGGTGACGTGGTCCACGAGTGAGGCGTCCCCGTCCGGCGCGGCCATCGCCGGTGACACGCTGTACGTGGCGGCGCTGCGCGGAGAGCGGCTGTGGGCGGTGCCACTGCGCGACGGCGCGACCGGCGAGCCCCGCGCTGAGCTGACCGGCCGGTACGGCCGGCTGCGCACGGTCGCCGTGGCCCCGGACGGAGCGCTCTGGCTGACCACGTCCAACACCGACGGGCGTGGCGACGTGCGCGACGGCGACGACCGGATCCTGCGCTACCCGCCCCGCCGCGACGCGGACTGA
- a CDS encoding pyridoxamine 5'-phosphate oxidase family protein, with the protein MKVDSAGLDVLSRGECLELLSSTPIGRIVFTDRALPAVQPVIFCLDGEDIVIRTDAGSKLAAATRDTIVAFESDEFDPRTHAGWSVTAVGHARGVHDTAEIDRLSALPLAAWVPGEQDHFIVLSTQQLSGRRLRP; encoded by the coding sequence ATGAAAGTCGATTCAGCGGGACTGGACGTGCTCTCCCGTGGAGAGTGCCTCGAACTGCTGTCCTCGACGCCGATCGGGCGGATCGTCTTCACCGACCGTGCCCTCCCCGCGGTACAACCGGTCATCTTCTGCCTGGACGGTGAGGACATCGTCATACGCACCGACGCGGGATCCAAACTGGCCGCGGCCACCCGCGACACCATCGTGGCCTTCGAAAGCGACGAGTTCGACCCCCGGACGCACGCCGGATGGTCGGTCACCGCGGTCGGGCACGCCCGCGGCGTCCACGACACCGCAGAGATCGACCGGCTGTCGGCGTTGCCACTGGCGGCGTGGGTGCCGGGCGAACAGGACCATTTCATCGTGCTCAGCACCCAGCAGCTCTCCGGCCGCCGTCTTCGCCCCTGA
- a CDS encoding histone-like nucleoid-structuring protein Lsr2 produces MAKQIQEILIDDLDGGRADETVTFALDGTSYEIDLSDVNAKKLRDALELYVGNARRVTPEKRRGRRGKTVLTREKAAEIREWARQQGLNISERGRIASAVVEQYEAAH; encoded by the coding sequence ATGGCAAAGCAGATTCAAGAGATTCTCATTGACGACCTGGACGGCGGACGGGCGGACGAGACGGTTACTTTCGCACTCGACGGCACCTCCTACGAGATCGACCTGTCGGATGTGAACGCGAAGAAGCTGCGGGACGCCCTTGAGCTCTATGTCGGCAACGCTCGCCGAGTTACCCCCGAAAAGCGTCGTGGCCGTCGCGGCAAAACCGTTCTGACAAGGGAGAAGGCCGCGGAAATTCGCGAGTGGGCCAGACAGCAGGGGTTGAACATCAGCGAGCGAGGACGCATCGCGAGCGCCGTGGTGGAGCAGTACGAGGCGGCACACTAG
- a CDS encoding NADPH-dependent F420 reductase, translating to MRIGLIGAGHIGGTLARLLSRAGHDVAVSNSRGPETLRDLEKELGDGAKAVTAEEAAAFGDVVVVSVPLGRYREVPTSVRDGATVIDTNNYYPQRDGAFPELDADRTTSSELLQAHLPQAHVVKAFNAIYWERLLNDGREPGAADRLAIPISGDDEQAKRVTADLIDQIGFDPVDVGGLADGGRHHQPGTPLYGADLTASAVRERLGR from the coding sequence ATGAGGATCGGACTGATCGGAGCCGGCCATATCGGAGGCACTCTCGCCCGGCTGCTGTCCAGGGCCGGCCACGACGTGGCCGTCTCCAACTCCCGGGGGCCGGAGACCCTCCGTGACCTGGAGAAGGAACTCGGCGACGGCGCGAAGGCGGTCACCGCCGAGGAGGCCGCCGCCTTCGGGGACGTCGTGGTGGTCTCCGTCCCGCTGGGCCGCTACCGCGAGGTTCCCACCTCGGTCCGGGACGGCGCGACGGTGATCGACACCAACAACTACTACCCACAGCGTGACGGCGCCTTCCCCGAGCTGGATGCGGACCGCACGACCTCCAGCGAGCTGTTGCAGGCGCATCTGCCGCAGGCTCACGTGGTCAAGGCGTTCAACGCCATCTACTGGGAGCGGCTGCTGAACGACGGGCGGGAACCGGGTGCCGCCGATCGGCTGGCCATCCCGATCTCCGGCGACGACGAGCAGGCCAAGCGGGTGACCGCCGACCTCATCGACCAGATCGGCTTCGACCCGGTCGACGTCGGCGGACTGGCCGACGGCGGTCGTCACCACCAGCCCGGCACGCCCCTCTACGGCGCGGACCTCACCGCCTCGGCCGTCCGTGAGCGGCTGGGCCGGTAG